One segment of Sesamum indicum cultivar Zhongzhi No. 13 linkage group LG4, S_indicum_v1.0, whole genome shotgun sequence DNA contains the following:
- the LOC105161029 gene encoding myosin-11, giving the protein MGTPVNIIVESHVWVEDPEVAWIDGQVAKISGQEAEIERSDGKKVVTKLSKLYPKDTEAPAGGVDDMTKLSYLHEPGVLENLRIRYELNEIYTYTGNILIAINPFQRLPHLYNQHMMQQYKGAPFGELSPHVFAVADVAYRAMIHEGKSNSILVSGESGAGKTETTKMLMQYLAFLGGRAATEGRTVEQQVLESNPVLEAFGNAKTVRNNNSSRFGKFVEIQFDKQGRISGAAIRTYLLERSRVCQVSDPERNYHCFYLLCAAPKEEIDKYKLDHPKSFHYLNQSKCYELVGVSDAHDYLATRRAMDIVGISKAEQEAIFRVVAAILHLGNIDFGKGKEIDSSIPKDNKAKFHLKTTAELLMCDPVALEDALCKRVMITPEEVIKRSLDPLSAAVSRDGLAKTIYSRLFDWLVDKINKSIGQDPKSKCLIGVLDIYGFESFKHNSFEQFCINFTNEKLQQHFNQHVFKMEQEEYTKEEINWSYIEFVDNQDVLDLIEKKPGGIIALLDEACMFPKSTHETFSNKLYQTFKNNKRFIKPKLSRTNFTIAHYAGEVQYQSDQFLDKNKDYMVPEHQDLLSASKCSFVAGLFPPIPEETTKSSKFSSIGSRFKLQLQQLMETLNATEPHYVRCVKPNNLLKPAIFENQNIMQQLRCGGVLEAIRISCAGYPTRRAFFEFINRFGLLAPEFLEGSYDEKLVCQKILEKKGIRGFQLGKTKVFLRAGQMAELDAHRAEVLSTAAKTIQRRTRTHIARKHLIALREATIYMQSFCRGRLACKLYVHMKREAAAIKIQRNARRYQASKTYNTLHRSVLVIQTGLRAMDARNKFRFRRQTKAATTIQARWRCHRASSFYRKLKRGTILAQCRLRGRIAKRELRKLKMAARETGALKEAKDKLEKQLEELTWRLQLEKRLRTDLEEAKAQEIAKMQNLMEEMQKKVDETNALLVKEREAAKKAIEEAPPVIKETPIYVEDTKKIESLKEEVDSLKATLQNEQETSEDLRKKYAEAQECSEERRVKLEETEKRVHQLQESLHRLEEKMNNVESENKVLRQQAVSIAPNKFLSGRSRSIIQRSDSGHHVLSDPKMHVDLHSPSFSEADDKPQKSLNEKQQENQELLILCVSQHLGFTGNKPIAACIIYKCLLQWRSFEVERTSVFDRIIQTIGHAIEKIQDNNDMLAYWLSNSSTLLLLLQRTLKATGAAGMTPLRRRSSSASLFGRMSQSFRGTPQGVNLSFVNSVPGGVETLRQVEAKYPALLFKQQLTAYVEKIYGMIRDNLKKEISPLLGLCIQAPRTSRASLVKGSSRSVANTPAQQALIAHWQGIVKSLGTFLATLKDNHVPPFLVRKVFTQIFSFINVQLFNSLLLRRECCSFSNGEYVKAGLAELETWCRNATDEYAGSAWDELKHIRQAIGFLVIHQKPKKTLDEISHNLCPVLSIQQLYRISTMYWDDKYGTHSVSSDVISNMRVLMTEDSNNAVSNSFLLDDDSSIPFSVDEISKSMEQIDISDVEPPAQIRENSGFSFLLPRIE; this is encoded by the exons ATG GGCACTCCAGTAAACATAATCGTCGAATCTCATGTCTGGGTTGAGGACCCTGAAGTTGCTTGGATTGATGGGCAGGTTGCCAAAATTAGTGGCCAAGAAGCTGAGATCGAGAGGAGTGATGGGAAGAAG GTTGTTACCAAGTTATCAAAACTTTATCCGAAAGACACTGAAGCTCCTGCTGGAGGTGTTGATGACATGACAAAGCTGAGTTATTTGCATGAGCCCGGGGTGCTTGAGAATCTGAGGATTAGATATgaacttaatgaaatttat ACTTACACtggaaatattttaatagctATAAATCCTTTCCAAAGACTGCCTCATCTATACAATCAGCATATGATGCAACAATATAAGGGAGCTCCTTTTGGAGAGCTAAGCCCACACGTCTTTGCAGTTGCTGATGTTGCTTACAG GGCAATGATACATGAAGGAAAGAGCAACTCCATTCTGGTTAGTGGCGAAAGTGGAGCAGGTAAAACTGAGACCACTAAAATGCTTATGCAGTACCTAGCCTTTTTGGGTGGCCGAGCAGCTACAGAAGGACGCACTGTTGAACAACAAGTTCTTGAG TCCAACCCGGTTCTTGAAGCATTTGGCAACGCTAAAACTGTTAGAAATAACAATTCCAG CCgttttggtaaatttgttgagattCAATTTGATAAACAAGGGAGAATATCAGGAGCTGCCATCAGAACTTACCTTCTTGAAAGATCTCGTGTTTGCCAAGTTTCTGATCCTGAGCGCAATTATCACTGCTTTTACCTCTTATGTGCAGCACCAAAAGAG GAAATTGATAAGTACAAATTAGATCATCCCAAGTCATTTCACTATCTTAACCAATCAAAATGTTATGAGCTGGTTGGAGTGAGTGATGCCCATGATTACCTTGCCACCAGACGAGCAATGGATATTGTTGGAATAAGTAAAGCAGAGCAG GAAGCAATTTTCAGGGTTGTTGCTGCTATTCTTCATCTTGGTAATATTGATTTTGGAAAGGGGAAGGAAATTGATTCCTCAATTCCAAAAGACAACAAAGCCAAGTTCCATCTTAAAACAACTGCAGAACTTCTCAT GTGTGATCCTGTGGCATTGGAAGATGCATTATGTAAACGTGTGATGATCACGCCAGAGGAAGTTATTAAGAGAAGTCTTGATCCTCTCAGCGCAGCTGTTAGCAGGGATGGATTAGCTAAGACAATATATTCTAGACTATTTGATTG GTTGGTAGATAAGatcaataagtcaattgggcaAGATCCAAAATCAAAATGCCTGATTGGGGTCCTTGACATTTATGGTTTTGAGAGCTTTAAACATAATAG TTTTGAGCAGTTCTGCATTAACTTTACTAATGAGAAGCTACAACAACATTTTAATCAG CATGTTTTCAAAATGGAACAAGAAGAATACACAAAGGAGGAAATTAATTGGAGCTACATTGAGTTTGTTGATAACCAAGATGTTCTAGATCTTATTGAGAAG AAACCAGGTGGAATTATTGCACTTCTTGATGAAGCTTG TATGTTTCCAAAATCAACACATGAGACATTCTCTAATAAGCTCTACCAGACGTTCAAGAATAATAAGCGCTTCATCAAGCCAAAATTATCCCgtacaaattttacaattgCTCATTATGCTGGAGAG GTTCAATACCAATCTGATCAGTTCttggacaaaaataaagaCTATATGGTTCCTGAACATCAAGATCTGTTAAGTGCTTCCAAGTGTTCTTTTGTAGCAGGCCTTTTTCCTCCAATACCTGAAGAGACCACGAAATCATCTAAGTTTTCCTCTATTGGTTCACGTTTTAAG TTACAACTACAACAATTGATGGAAACTCTAAATGCTACAGAACCTCACTATGTTAGATGTGTAAAGCCAAACAATCTTCTTAAACCTGCCATATTTGAAAATCAGAACATTATGCAACAGCTACGCTGTGGT GGTGTTTTGGAGGCAATCAGGATTAGCTGTGCAGGATATCCTACTCGCCGTGCTTTCTTTGAATTCATAAACAGATTCGGGCTTCTTGCGCCTGAGTTTTTGGAAGGAAG CTATGATGAAAAGTTGGTGTGTCAGAAGATTTTGGAAAAGAAGGGGATAAGAGGTTTCCAG TTAGGCAAAACAAAGGTCTTCCTAAGAGCTGGTCAGATGGCTGAACTGGATGCACATAGAGCAGAAGTTCTTAGTACTGCAGCGAAAACAATACAACGGCGTACACGAACTCATATTGCTCGTAAACATCTTATAGCTCTGAGAGAGGCTACTATTTATATGCAATCCTTCTGCAGAG GTAGACTCGCATGCAAACTTTATGTGCATATGAAGAGGGAAGCTGCTGCAATAAAAATTCAGCGGAACGCACGCAGATACCAAGCAAGCAAAACATACAACACACTCCATAGATCTGTTCTTGTGATACAAACAGGTTTACGTGCCATGGACGCTCGTAACAAGTTTAGGTTTAGGAGGCAAACCAAAGCTGCAACTACGATTCAG GCACGGTGGCGCTGTCATAGAGCCTCATCTTTCTATAGGAAGCTAAAGAGGGGAACAATACTTGCACAATGCAGATTGAGAGGAAGAATTGCAAAAAGAGAATTACGGAAACTTAAGATG GCTGCAAGGGAAACTGGTGCACTCAAAGAGGCAAAAGATAAGCTTGAGAAACAGCTTGAGGAACTCACATGGCGCTTGCAACTTGAAAAGCGTTTAAGG ACTGACTTGGAAGAAGCAAAAGCGCAAGAGATAGCAAAGATGCAGAATTTGATGGAAGAAATGCAGAAGAAAGTTGATGAAACTAATGCTCTCCTTGTTAAGGAACGTGAAGCTGCAAAAAAGGCAATTGAAGAAGCACCCCCTGTTATCAAGGAAACTCCTATTTATGTTGAAGATACCAAGAAAATTGAGTCACTAAAGGAAGAAGTTGACAGTTTAAAG GCTACTTTACAAAATGAACAGGAAACTTCGGAGGACTTGAGGAAGAAATATGCTGAGGCACAAGAATGCAGTGAAGAGAGACGtgtaaaattagaagagaccgaaaaaagagttcatcaattGCAGGAATCTTTGCACAG GCTAGAAGAGAAGATGAATAATGTAGAGTCAGAGAATAAAGTTCTTCGTCAACAGGCTGTGTCAATTGCACCAAATAAGTTCCTTTCTGGACGATCTAGATCAATCATCCAG AGGAGTGATAGTGGCCACCACGTATTATCAGATCCTAAGATGCATGTG GATCTGCATAGCCCATCATTTTCTGAAGCTGATGACAAACCTCAGAAGTCACTTAACGAGAAACAGCAGGAAAATCAGGAGTTGCTCATTCTTTGTGTTTCACAGCACTTGGGCTTTACTGGAAACAAGCCGATAGCAGCCTGTATCATTTATAAATGTCTTTTGCAATGGAGATCATTTGAAGTTGAGAGAACCAGTGTCTTTGACCGGATCATCCAGACTATTGGGCATGCTATTGAG AAAATCCAAGATAACAATGATATGCTGGCTTATTGGTTGTCAAATTCTTCTACACTACTATTGCTCCTCCAACGTACACTGAAAGCAACTGGTGCAGCTGGAATGACTCCTTTACGTCGCCGCTCGTCCTCtgcttctttatttggaaGGATGTCACAG AGCTTCCGTGGGACTCCACAAGGAGTAAATCTTTCCTTTGTGAATTCCGTGCCTGGTGGAGTAGAGACCTTACGCCAAGTAGAAGCCAAATACCCTGCTTTGCTGTTCAAACAGCAACTTACGGCAtatgttgaaaaaatatatggaatGATACGAGATAATCTGAAGAAGGAGATATCTCCATTGCTTGGTTTGTGCATTCAG GCACCAAGAACTTCCAGAGCAAGCTTAGTTAAGGGATCATCACGTTCAGTTGCAAATACGCCCGCTCAGCAGGCTTTGATTGCTCACTGGCAGGGAATTGTTAAGAGCCTTGGAACTTTCTTGGCCACTTTGAAAGATAATCAT GTACCTCCTTTCTTAGTCCGAAAGGTGTTTACACAGATATTCTCTTTCATCAATGTTCAATTATTTAACAG CCTTCTATTAAGACGAGAATGTTGCTCATTTAGTAATGGGGAATATGTTAAAGCTGGACTGGCTGAATTAGAAACTTGGTGTAGGAATGCAACTGATGAG TATGCAGGTTCAGCTTGGGATGAGCTCAAGCATATTAGACAAGCCATTGGATTTCTG GTTATCCACCAAAAGCCAAAGAAAACATTGGATGAAATAAGTCACAATCTTTGCCCA GTGCTAAGCATACAGCAGTTGTACCGGATCAGTACGATGTACTGGGATGACAAGTATGGTACACATAGTGTGTCTTCGGAT GTTATATCCAACATGAGGGTGTTGATGACAGAAGATTCAAATAACGCAGTTAGCAATTCCTTTCTGTTGGATGATGATTCCAG CATACCCTTTTCAGTCGATGAAATATCAAAGTCAATGGAGCAAATAGACATCTCTGATGTTGAACCTCCAGCTCAAATCCGTGAGAACTCAGGCTTCAGCTTTTTGCTTCCGCGCATTGAGTAA
- the LOC105161030 gene encoding ankyrin repeat domain-containing protein 13C-B isoform X2 — protein MEDLSKYAHSPAHLAVLRRDYATLKRIVAALPQLAKAGEVNTEAESLAAEEDADAVSAVIDRRDVPGRETPLHLAVRLHDAISAEILMAAGADWSLQNENGWSALQEAVCTREENIAMIIARHYQPLAWAKWCRRLPRIVASAARIRDFYMEITFHFESSVIPFIGRIAPSDTYRIWKRGSNLRADMTLAGFDGFRIQRSDQTFLFLGEGHSSEDGNISLPPGSLIVLAHKEKEITNALEGAGVQPSEAEVAHEVALMSQTNMYRPGIDVTQAELVPHLNWRRQERTEMVGSWKAKVYDMLHVQVSVKSRRVPGAMTDEELFSVNDDDRLANGAENDEYDDVLTAEERMQLDSALRMGDGFGEDEDSEVQDCHENFDAGSFESSESNIAAKEKKSWFGWNKKSSKNMGDDPEDSKILKKFSKLGPDDSKQKSNDSRRSSSEFPREDMGDLKKSKDKSSKKKKKKGAATESKNESEYKKGLRPVLWLTPDFPLKTEELLPLLDILANKVKAVRRLRELLTTKLPPSTFPVKDTSFYHFNPLKSGHSRGHTQFSSSKKIEQKIWQPLPSPVPFLCKLAT, from the exons ATGGAGgatttgtcaaaatatgcaCATAGTCCTGCCCATTTGGCAGTGCTGCGACGTGACTATGCAACATTGAAACGGATTGTAGCCGCACTCCCTCAGCTCGCAAAGGCAGGCGAGGTGAATACTGAGGCTGAGTCTTTGGCTGCTGAAGAGGATGCTGATGCTGTGTCTGCAGTGATTGACAGGCGAGATGTTCCTGGCAGGGAAACTCCTTTACACCTTGCAGTTCGGCTGCATGATGCGATTTCTGCTGAGATTTTAATGGCAGCTGGTGCTGATTGGAGTCTTCAGAATGAGAATGGATGGAGTGCACTCCAGGAGGCAGTTTGTACGAGGGAGGAGAATATTGCCATGATCATTGCCAGGCACTACCAGCCTCTAGCCTGGGCAAAATGGTGCCGCAGGCTTCCTAGAATTGTGGCATCAGCGGCTCGAATTCGTGACTTTTATATGGAGATAACCTTCCACTTTGAGAGCTCAGTGATACCGTTCATTGGTAGAATTGCCCCTTCAGATACTTACCGAATATGGAAACGTGGTTCTAATCTCCGGGCAGATATGACCCTTGCAGGGTTTGATGGATTCCGAATCCAACGCTCTGATCAAACTTTTCTCTTCCTTGGTGAGGGTCATTCCTCAGAGGATGGAAATATATCTTTGCCTCCTGGCTCTTTGATTGTGCTCGCGCACAAGGAGAAAGAGATCACAAATGCTCTAGAAGGAGCTGGTGTTCAACCATCAGAGGCTGAAGTTGCACATGAAGTGGCTTTGATGTCTCAAACTAATATGTATAGACCAGGAATTGATGTTACGCAGGCTGAGCTTGTCCCCCATTTGAATTGGAGAAGACAGGAGAGGACTGAGATGGTTGGATCTTGGAAGGCCAAGGTTTATGACATGCTTCATGTGCAGGTCAGTGTGAAGTCAAGGAGAGTTCCTGGTGCTATGACTGATGAGGAGCTATTTTCAGTTAATGATGATGATAGATTGGCTAATGGAGCTGAAAATGACGAATATGATGATGTGTTGACAGCTGAGGAAAGAATGCAGTTAGATTCTGCGCTCCGCATGGGGGATGGTTTTGGTGAGGATGAAGACAGTGAGGTGCAGGATTgccatgaaaattttgatgcaGGTTCATTTGAAAGCAGTGAATCCAATATTGCTgccaaagagaagaaaagctGGTTTGGGTGGAATAAGAAGAGTTCAAAGAACATGGGAGATGATCCTGAGGATTCAAAAATTCTGAAGAAGTTCTCAAAGTTGGGACCTGATGATAGCAAGCAAAAGTCTAATGATAGTCGCAGATCATCATCTGAGTTTCCTAGGGAGGATATGGGGGACCTAAAGAAGTCAAAAGACAAAAGTagcaagaagaaaaagaagaaaggggCTGCTACTGAGTCAAAGAATGAAAGTGAGTATAAGAAAGGTCTAAGACCTGTTTTGTGGTTGACACCAGATTTTCCTCTGAAAACAGAAGAACTCTTGCCTTTGCTTGACATATTGGCTAATAAGGTCAAAGCAGTCAGAAGACTACGGGAGCTTTTGACTACTAAACTTCCTCCCAGCACGTTTCCTGTCAAG GACACTTCCTTTTACCATTTTAATCCACTCAAGTCTGGCCATTCGAGAGGGCACACACAGTTCTCCTCATCCAAGAAGATTGAGCAAAAAATTTGGCAACCTCTACCTTCTCCCGTCCCTTTCCTTTGTAAACTGGCCACATAG
- the LOC105161030 gene encoding ankyrin repeat domain-containing protein 13C isoform X1 yields MEDLSKYAHSPAHLAVLRRDYATLKRIVAALPQLAKAGEVNTEAESLAAEEDADAVSAVIDRRDVPGRETPLHLAVRLHDAISAEILMAAGADWSLQNENGWSALQEAVCTREENIAMIIARHYQPLAWAKWCRRLPRIVASAARIRDFYMEITFHFESSVIPFIGRIAPSDTYRIWKRGSNLRADMTLAGFDGFRIQRSDQTFLFLGEGHSSEDGNISLPPGSLIVLAHKEKEITNALEGAGVQPSEAEVAHEVALMSQTNMYRPGIDVTQAELVPHLNWRRQERTEMVGSWKAKVYDMLHVQVSVKSRRVPGAMTDEELFSVNDDDRLANGAENDEYDDVLTAEERMQLDSALRMGDGFGEDEDSEVQDCHENFDAGSFESSESNIAAKEKKSWFGWNKKSSKNMGDDPEDSKILKKFSKLGPDDSKQKSNDSRRSSSEFPREDMGDLKKSKDKSSKKKKKKGAATESKNESEYKKGLRPVLWLTPDFPLKTEELLPLLDILANKVKAVRRLRELLTTKLPPSTFPVKIAIPIVPTIRVLVTFTKFEELQPVEEFSTPLSSPAHFQDSKSKESEGSTSWISWMRGSRGGQSTDSESRSFRDEVDPFHIPSDYAWVDANEKKRRMKAKKAKSKKHRKHGTTRNPDGARRLGEDVE; encoded by the exons ATGGAGgatttgtcaaaatatgcaCATAGTCCTGCCCATTTGGCAGTGCTGCGACGTGACTATGCAACATTGAAACGGATTGTAGCCGCACTCCCTCAGCTCGCAAAGGCAGGCGAGGTGAATACTGAGGCTGAGTCTTTGGCTGCTGAAGAGGATGCTGATGCTGTGTCTGCAGTGATTGACAGGCGAGATGTTCCTGGCAGGGAAACTCCTTTACACCTTGCAGTTCGGCTGCATGATGCGATTTCTGCTGAGATTTTAATGGCAGCTGGTGCTGATTGGAGTCTTCAGAATGAGAATGGATGGAGTGCACTCCAGGAGGCAGTTTGTACGAGGGAGGAGAATATTGCCATGATCATTGCCAGGCACTACCAGCCTCTAGCCTGGGCAAAATGGTGCCGCAGGCTTCCTAGAATTGTGGCATCAGCGGCTCGAATTCGTGACTTTTATATGGAGATAACCTTCCACTTTGAGAGCTCAGTGATACCGTTCATTGGTAGAATTGCCCCTTCAGATACTTACCGAATATGGAAACGTGGTTCTAATCTCCGGGCAGATATGACCCTTGCAGGGTTTGATGGATTCCGAATCCAACGCTCTGATCAAACTTTTCTCTTCCTTGGTGAGGGTCATTCCTCAGAGGATGGAAATATATCTTTGCCTCCTGGCTCTTTGATTGTGCTCGCGCACAAGGAGAAAGAGATCACAAATGCTCTAGAAGGAGCTGGTGTTCAACCATCAGAGGCTGAAGTTGCACATGAAGTGGCTTTGATGTCTCAAACTAATATGTATAGACCAGGAATTGATGTTACGCAGGCTGAGCTTGTCCCCCATTTGAATTGGAGAAGACAGGAGAGGACTGAGATGGTTGGATCTTGGAAGGCCAAGGTTTATGACATGCTTCATGTGCAGGTCAGTGTGAAGTCAAGGAGAGTTCCTGGTGCTATGACTGATGAGGAGCTATTTTCAGTTAATGATGATGATAGATTGGCTAATGGAGCTGAAAATGACGAATATGATGATGTGTTGACAGCTGAGGAAAGAATGCAGTTAGATTCTGCGCTCCGCATGGGGGATGGTTTTGGTGAGGATGAAGACAGTGAGGTGCAGGATTgccatgaaaattttgatgcaGGTTCATTTGAAAGCAGTGAATCCAATATTGCTgccaaagagaagaaaagctGGTTTGGGTGGAATAAGAAGAGTTCAAAGAACATGGGAGATGATCCTGAGGATTCAAAAATTCTGAAGAAGTTCTCAAAGTTGGGACCTGATGATAGCAAGCAAAAGTCTAATGATAGTCGCAGATCATCATCTGAGTTTCCTAGGGAGGATATGGGGGACCTAAAGAAGTCAAAAGACAAAAGTagcaagaagaaaaagaagaaaggggCTGCTACTGAGTCAAAGAATGAAAGTGAGTATAAGAAAGGTCTAAGACCTGTTTTGTGGTTGACACCAGATTTTCCTCTGAAAACAGAAGAACTCTTGCCTTTGCTTGACATATTGGCTAATAAGGTCAAAGCAGTCAGAAGACTACGGGAGCTTTTGACTACTAAACTTCCTCCCAGCACGTTTCCTGTCAAG ATTGCTATTCCGATTGTCCCGACTATACGTGTGCTGGTGacatttacaaaatttgagGAGCTTCAGCCAGTGGAGGAGTTCTCCACCCCTTTATCTAGCCCAGCACATTTCCAAGATTCCAAGTCTAAGGAGTCTGAGGGTTCCACGTCATGGATTTCATGGATGAGAGGAAGTCGTGGAGGCCAATCAACTGACAGTGAAAGCCGCAGCTTCCGTGATGAAGTTGACCCTTTCCACATACCATCTGATTATGCATGGGTTGATGCCAATGAGAAAAAACGTAGAATGAAGGCCAAGAAAGCCAAGAGCAAGAAACATAGAAAGCATGGGACAACCAGAAATCCAGATGGCGCACGAAGATTGGGTGAGGATGTTGAGTAG